The nucleotide sequence CTCTGTCACACAGGCTAGTTGTTTCCCCTGATCTTAATAAACTGTATTTCGCATGTAGAGATGATTGTTTTCCCTGAAAATTCAAAAGTCAAGAtcattttagaaaaataaataaccagGTTTTCAGGGGTTTTAAAATTGAAAGTACCTGAGCTAGATTTTATTATTACAGAGAGAATCTCTCTGTCAGATGTTTGTAAGTTGATGAGTAAGTATATGAGTAGAAGTTGACTGTTTTACACTTACACTGTAAAAGGCTTCCTCAAAAACTAGCAGGGGTCCGGAGAAGCCCACGACCAGCAGCGGCTGAGCTCCGAGCAGGCAGAAGATCACGCCCTGCACCGCTGTTGACACAATCAGCTCAGAAACACCAATCAGACCGTCCGTCTTCTCACCTGACAACAAGACACACGCAACACATTAACACCGTCACGGACACAAACAGGGTCTTAAGTTTCACTGACTTCTCACTGAAAGCATGAAATGGATTTGACACATGAGACACGATGGTTCAGCTCTTGTGACACTCACCCAGCAGGCCTCCGAATGTTATGGCTGGAGAGAGCGCAGCAAAGTAGATGAAGATGACCGCAGCCATGCACTGACTGTTGAGGGCATCCTTGAAGTCGCTGACGTACTTCGGGTAACGTCGCCGCACGTCTTGTACCAGGCCACCAAAGGGGCGTCCTGTGCGCTCTAAAGGGTCGCCTGACTTTTTCAGAGGTGTGAGGAGGGCCTCTGGGTGACAGGAGAGAGGACATTGTTAATCTATTTAAATATAACAGGAAGTCACGCTCCTAAAGTTACTGATGTTCACCTTTTTCTTCGAGGCTTTTAGGCTCTTTGAGCAGTTTGACCTCCTGCTCCGCCCTCTTGCGCAGCATCTCCCGCTGGAAGCGAGCGACGGAGCGCAGCAGCTCATCACCTCCCATCTCCGACGGCGGCAGCACGATGCTGCAGTCCAGGAAGCTGTTGATTGCGTTCAGCAGGTCCTGCCTGTCATCTGCTAAATAGGCTGCCTCGTGGAATTGCTGGATGAAAATTCAGCCACAAATAATAAGTAATGTGTGTAGGTGTCATTTTATACATTTCGGTGTTTATGTGATTTGGggtttatctttaaaaaaactccCTCGCTCACCTTGTCAGACATCAGCGTGGAGATGGAGCGTCCAATCTGGTGGTAGTCCATGCTCGTGGTGGGGGGTCCCAGCAGAACGAAGAGGAACCTGACAGGCACAGGGACTTCAAGGACGGACTCCAGCTCCACTGCCTCCTGCAGCCGCACAAACGCCATGGTGGGCTGCTCCAGGAAGTCCACACTACCTAGAAGACGACGAGACACAATCGTCAATGAAAGGTGAAGGAATGTAAGTGAGCTTAAGTTGTTCAGGTGCCAAACGTCATGTGAGTAACTCACCCACAAGGACAACTGTGGCCTCTGCATTTTCAGGAATCTTCTCCAGCAGCTTCAGCTCATGTTTGGATTTGGATCGATGCATGCCGGGCATCAAGGTCGGCTCCTTCTGCTGAGAACAAACAGGACAGGGAGTCAAATcaggataaagaaaaaaatattggtAATTGAGATTGTTGGGCCACACCTGAGCTTTAGAATTACCTGTCCATCGTTCTTCTCCATGTCGATGCGTGTGTCCGTGTCCCCCGCAGCATGGGCGGTGCCCATGAGCGGGTCGGTGACAGCCGGCTCGGGCTGATGGCTGTGGTTGGCACTGTGGTGGTGTGTCATCAGGCTGCCGAGGCTGGCAGCCGAGATGTTCCTTGGGAAAGGGCTACTGTGCTCTTTCTCATCGCTCGGGTGACTAGGGGAGgcagggagaggcagagagagggtgagcaggaggaagagaggcagCGACCAGGCATGAAGCCACCTAGTAGCAGGAAGTGTGCAGCCGTCGAAGAAGAGACTTTAACGAACTGTTTCACAAAAGAAGCTTCTGTGTATCAACATGCACGCTGCGGCGATAAGATGATAAGACACATATCACAATAACCAACAGAACAGATTTTCTATCCACATTCAAAAAGAAGAGTTTTCCATTCCACAGCTCAAAATCATAatcaaatgctttttaaaatgaataaggTAACTAAGGTTATATTCTCACTGAGCACATgagcttgttttgtttgcacCATCGTCCAAAACCCCCAAATATTCCGTTtacaataacacacaacaaGTAAAAGCATGTCAATCTTCTTTTAAGAGACAAATATGtggcttttttttccattttttgttgAAGAAACGATTAAAGTTATTAATTTATTACCAAAGttaccttttctttttgttgactGACTAATTTTCTAATTAATAGATCATTAGATCGTTTCAAACTGATGTTATAAATCACCTGTGTTTAAGCAGCAGGGCCCTCAGGACGTTGGCTCGGTCTTCAGCTTTGATCTGATCAGAAATGATCATCTGCTCCACCACTTGATGTGCGATGCCAGGAAGGGTCTTCTGGTCCAGGTCCAGCAGCACTGCAcctgcaaatacacacagacacacacactgagctctgTCTTCTATGAAAGTACTTGTGCACACACTTGACTCGGTTTCTCTTTCTTACCATGCGAGATGGTCCTTCTGAGCTCCAGCAAACTGCGGAAAGACAGAGACGCCACATGAGGTTTCCCCCAGCGGTCCGTctcttcctccacatcctcctcaAACTTGATCCAACGAGCCGTTTCCTTCCACTGCATCTCCTGGTTCTTGTCCATGGTCAGTTCGTTCAGCTCTACAAACACCTAAAGACATCATGCAGGAGTGAGTGGAATGCGACACAGACCAAACAATCCAAACCAAACAACATGCATGTTTAGTATGCACAGATATACCACCTCATAGCAAAAGCACTGTGTAGTTTCCCAGCTGATATAATCACACTTTAGAAGCAGCAACTTATTGCCCTTGATGTTCAATTTAAAAAGGCTTAAAAACTTAACCCTAAAAGAAGTCAGAGGAGAGGCACTAATGTTCAGAGCATCTCTTCACTCTCAGCATCaaatatcaatatataataCAGGTTATTATCTGGACACCATGCAGGTCAGTCACAGTCcggagtgaaataaaaatgtccgAAATCAGGCTGGAAAAAATTCCCTAGTTTGCCGCCATGTGCCGTCAAACACCTGCTGCATGCCAGTGAAATCACGCTCACACGAGTCAGACCTGACTCTGGCCGGTCACCCAGCCTCACCTTCTGGTACCGAGCCATTTGACCGGAGTGCATGTCCAGCATGAAGCCTTCTGGCCGCGAGGCACAGCGGTACAGAATCACCGGTAACGGCTGGAGGAGCGAGACGGTGCAGGAGAGGactcaaacactgacacagacagcGACACAAAGGATGGGACCTTCACCACGACACACATAGCTAAAAgttccacaacacacacacacctgacagggACCTGTTGTTTACCCAGGCTGCTGGGGGCTCGGAGCactgtatgagagtgtgtgtgttaataaaacatagctctccctctctcaggagCTCCCAGTGTCTGGTTACTcaagctcctctctctctctctctctctctctctcttctcctttccatgtgtgaaagaaaagaactcattcattcatttttaattgtctCCATCCCTCTCGGTCCCATCCACAAAAAAAGGAGAGGGCTGCACTAAAtgtgacagaggaaaagaggggggACATTTCCCAGGATTAGCAACAGTTAATTTTCATATTTGAGGAAGTTAGAAATGTCGAACACAGAATAATCTCCCACCAAGCTTCATCAAACTGAAAGTATATTAAAAGGCCCACTCAGTATTTTTTTCTGACCATATGAAAAACACTTATATGAAaagttattcttattattttattattttctggtATTTAATAGACTAAACAATTAATTGAATTTGATGCTATTTTTTATCATTGTACGTTAGGATCCTGATTTCATCTTTAATTTGACCAAAATTGATTGATTTCATCGCAAAGCTGTTTAATAAATAAACCCAGTAACCCTCCACACTTTTCCAAGTATAGTCAAAATGAATTAAAGCACAGATGAGTCTTGTGACAGAAGGTTTATATAAGTGGACATGAAATGATCCATGTCTTGCCTGAAGCAGCTGTATGACAAGTGAGTAATGTTTCACCTCATGTGGGGTTCGGTCCTGCTTGCGGCTGCGGGTGGTCGGCTCTTTGTGGTCTTTACTGATGTGCACCACTTGTCCCTTGGCACTCTTTCTGACCAGGTGTCTGCGCATGCCGGGGACATCTTCAAAACGATGACCTGATGGAGACAGGAAACGAGGGGTGAGAATACACTTTTGAGCAGAGaaattacttttacattttaaaaacattttaaaaattgttCTAAACACAAATCATAAACGTGACATCCTGCAGATAATTTGCACTGTTCAGTGTGTTCAAATCTCAGCCCAAGGAGTCACACAGGGTGAGgccacttttcttttgtttccatgGTCCCGCAGCAGAGAGTAGAGTTACCCATGGTGGCAGCACCCCAGACGCTGAAAAGGATGCTGAGAGGGTGGCACAGATACGACGCAGCACCGCGAGCACAAATGTTTCTGTCAGGCGTTACAATTTAAAACATCAATGTGCCTTTCTGTAAATAAGCATGCAAATATAATTTCACAATATCGAAAGGATGCAAAAGCTAAAAAGCAAGGACAGAAAATCTCTTCGTGAATACCAGTCGTCTTACCTTCATCAGTGCTTGTAAATTCTATGTAACAAACAGTGACGCTTTTGAGGGTCTTCATCAATGTTCATCTATCCTCTCCTCACTCTACTTGTACCTGCACAATCTTCAACTCTTACTGAGAAGGTGCATTGTCAAGTTGCTCCATGATGTGTTCACTGGTGTGTGAGTCAAGTATGGTGCGGACTCTGGAGTAAAATGGGGCCTGACTGGCATGTAGCTCttgaaggaggggaggaaggtTTGCGGTGGGCGTTGGGTTATCGCTGGCACGGCCGCTCAAACCGAACAGTGTGACTTACGCAAAAGTTTTGACAAGATGGAAAAAGTAGCAATTTCTTGACCGGCGTCCGACCCCGCGGAGACTGAAACTATCAGAAAGCATCAGCGAGCAGAGGTGTTAATTGGCTCAGGGTGAACAAAAAGGGAGGGACAGTGATCTAATAATTCCTATAGTTgagcagcagccagagacacagACTTTCCCAGGATGATTTACGGTGGCGGGAAGCAGATAAAAGAAGACACTGGTGATGAACCTGCTCAGAACAACCAAACACCAAATATTGAGCCAGTACCTAAAACTACAGCCTCTCCATCCTGCATGTGAGGCAGTTTAACTATTCCGCTCGTTTTACTCCACTAATAATTAAAGCTTATGAACTTGGATCCAAGTTTCTCAATTAGCTACCATGATGGCTCGGGCCCGAGTCCAGGGGCCTCAGCTGACAGTAGGAACGCCTAATTTAATTATGCGAGCCTGTCTGCCACACTCTCTGATAAGCTGCTGCTCTCCGCTGAGGGGTCAGCTGCCTGACGTAAATCTCCCCGGCCCTGAACACAACCCCACGCTGGGCCTGGGGGCCCAGGGACGTCAGTGCAGTGGGGAGCAGACTGCAATGTAGAAGGGGACTCGAGGTGGCCCCCAGCACTCGCACTGATATTCAACAAAGCCAGGACTTCATAATTGTTATTGTCTAATCACATAAGAATGCAGCGGTAATGAAGCTACAAATTATTAAAAgtcattattaataataaaatatagattatttttacaaaaacaacacagaaagcAGAAATTATAGGATCATACTTCATCCTTCCAACAATGCTGCTggctaacagacaaacaaacagatggaaacataacctcctaaGGGAAAGTAAACTTAATcttttgacatttcctcaacaCTCACTCTTGATGCCGTCCAGGTCAGCGGAGGCCAGAGTCTGAGCCTCGCTCTCATCAGTGGGGATACGCTGGTACTTGGCCTGCTCAGCACCCGTCATGTTGCCCGTCCGCCGGCGGTCTTGCAGATCGTAGCTGCGGCTGGCGGATGACACCCGGGCCAGCGGTATGTGATCAGGTGGCACTGCTGGAGGAGAGGGGCTGGAAGTGTCGGATGTGTCCAGCTTACTGgaaagaagagcagagaaaCCAGGTAAACCTGTACCTGAGAAGCTGTTTTTCTTCAGCTGATTTCCTATTTTCCCCAGACattccttatgaaaccacaaacacaccctTTACTGCTCTTTATCATTACTTTCTTTCAAACACTTTGTGAGTCAGCAGTTAAGTTAGGCCTTTTGATCCAGGTATTTCACCCTTGTACTGATGCTTCTTCTATAATACACACGATTAAATACTCAACAAAACTTTTAGAACATAATGAACTCACCGTCCTTATCCTCCAGTATCACTTCTCTTTCAAGACGCCTTCTTTCCCTCAACTTTCCTCTCCTGATTTAAAAATCCTCTGTGAGTATGTCCCTCTCCGGTGGACTGAAAACAAGCAACGTGCCTGAGTAAATGCAGCTTTATCCCAGCTCACATTAAAACCCTCATGAAGTGAAAAAGTAAATGTCATAGGTGGAGCCTGCTGCAGCTGAGGTGTGTTGTGTCGTCTGGAGCGACAGGTGATATATGGGTCTCTGAGGAGAGGATTACTTTGGCCCATCAGATCAGGCCCAGCAGGCCCACTGGATGCCTGAGACATGGTAACGTACAGTGTGTGCCTCGCTGACCAATTACACATTGTGCGCCTGAGCAGTCTAACCCAATCAGAACAGCTGTGGGAACATTTCAGCAACATGGCAAATATGAACATTACACAATCACTGCAGCAGGTTAGGTCGTATTATAAAGATGACCGTCAcagcatttatgtttatttactgAATCCAAGACGTCGACTCACTCTGTGGAAGTTACATCCTCAGGATCTGCTCCGACACCAGTGTGGGGTACGATGTCCAGCTCTCGGGCTGCGTGAGGGCTCTCTGTGCCACGTTTGGCTGCACTGTCTTCATCCGAAAGAAAGAACTGTGGAGGGAACGCAGAGTGTGAGAGCACCGTGTACAGCGAGAGCAGACAATGGACACAAAATGGAAACGAGGAACTCAAACAGCGATTAGACAAATGTTTGAACTGAGAAGAAAATAATCACCCCTCTCTTCTGTTCACCATCACAACTCGAGTACAAATCTACACTTGACACTGTTCTTCGTCTATGCTATTTGAAGACGGATGAAGACTCGTATTTTCAATTTATTATAattgaaacaaacatttgcttGGACTGTGTTTGAACATTAAACCAAAGCACAGaatttaattttatgaaaaattAAAGCCTGAATCTTTTAATGTTACAGAGACTTTcttatgtaaaaacattttcttactgTTTATCACTATTAAACGTGCTGTGCATATAAAGTAACAaccactgaataaaaacaagaacaatgacattttaattaagttGTATGTCTAAAATACGATACATAAAATCCTGCGACAGTGAATACTACTTAGTTACACTGTTAAATCTGGTCCTGTTACAGTCTTTTGATTCAGTGAAGTATCATAACAGCCAAACATGAAACCCACTGATGAATAATTCAGACTGTACTGAAATATTCATAGAGGAAAATATAGTAATGAGAAGACTATGGTCATTTGTTCTGAATCACATTCCTGACCGGCCGTGCGAATGGATGAAGGCAAATTGatgcagataaaaacagatGCTTTACATTAACAGGTGTTCTACTTTCCAATGGACAGTTTCAGACAATGGAATGAAACACGAACCCAAGATATAAACACATGCAAGACACTAGTGTGGCTAATATGTCAGGGTGTTTATATCCTCAGtgaataaaaagacatttccGTGTGTCTATATTAGAATAATTTTACTCTAAAATACAGTTTCAAAGGAGTAAAACCTTCATTAAAAGACTAATATGAAGCCAAAGAATTACCTCCACATCTTTGGCTCTCTCCGAGTCAGAGGGAGCAGAACTTGCCTccgtcccctcctcctcctcttcctcttcatcctctccttcctcgATGGGGCCACTGCTGGGTACGTGGCTGCTTTTGTGATCTTtgtccttcttcctcttcttgccGCTCTTCTTCCTGCGTCCCTCTGAGGGCAGTTTGGACAGAGGCCGGTGGATGTGGTGAGAGGAGTGACGGTGGTCTGCGGAGAAGATGGAGCGCCGACACAATGCTAAGCAGTTGCCATTTTAAATGTAGAGCTTACTGAAAGTGCAAACGGGAActatgatttgtgtgtgtgcttacatTCGATGTCCTCCTCATGGTAGTTGTGGTGCTGCTCGTCAGGTACGACAGAAGCAGGGCTGAGGATCTGCTGGAAGCGCTGGACGCCCAGAGCTTTGTTCAGGTccccatcatcctcttcctctttgcgTGGAGTCCCATGTAGTGATGAGGCTGCAGGAGCCTCtggctgcaacacaaacaacaacagaacaaataaataaaaatcactacATACTCAAAACCTGCTTCGAATTAGTATGCAGTGTGGATTTGGGGAAACAGCTTGTGTTTGCCTTTCACCTAAACCGACACTAGAGGGCGTTGTGGTGCTGTGAATACACCAGAGTCAGGGCATCATATGAGGAGTCGTCTAACTCATGCATTCTTGAAAATAAGCTTTAAATTGGAAACAATGGCCCTGAGCTTTGATCAGTTCCTTGTTTTCAGGGCTGTGGTTTGACAGGAATCATGTGAGTGATAAGAGatctgttttcctgcagcaggacGCGTTGCCCCGCTGTGCCCGGCTCTGCTGGTGGGATGTTGTGATAAGGATTGTCTGGAGTAATAGGAATAGTGGATCGACTCTGGCTGACAGGGTTGTGCTGTAGACTCCTCACCACAAAGTAAATGTTGCTATGACTACAGCCCGAAGGCCTCAGATCCTGCGGCGAACCCAACCTGTGGAAAAACTCAGGGGCCACACGTCTACTGATGCGCCCTCAGGTGGTTCTCAGGACACCCAACGTATTTGCCATAGATTAGATTTTCCTCGGCGCAGCAGGAAGCCACAGAAACCACCTGATGAAATATAAATACTCTCCTCcaacctgcagctcctgctccgTTTAGTGTCAATCACACTTTAGTTGATGCACAGCAGACATCCAAAAACTTACACGAAATATAATGTATCTATAACTGCAGTGATAGAAAGCAGTTAAATCTTTTTGACATGCGATCCAATGTCTGGTTCACGTTTCACATTAACTACTTTCACCAAAGGGAAATATCCCCTTTAAACTTatcagatgttttattatgAATAGCTGTTGCTAAGGAGGTGGGGTGggagtttttccttcctctcgaCCCACTCACTTGATCCCTGTGCTGGGTACACCTGGACTAAACTAACTGAATATAATATAGTTGGAACAAGCTCAATCGAGAACATCTACCACAGTAAAATGCTGGTTTCATACTGATGCATCGGTATTAACAATCTaataaatgaattcataataataaacaaataagcATAAAATACATGAATTCAAATTACAATAACTCTTTCCTCTGAATTAAATTGCCTAAACAACAGCTGGTATCTACattcacacatgatgaaaacCAGCTTAGTATTGTTCACATTCTGTAAAGCTTCATCCACCGCTGTGTCATGTACAAACATCCTGTATGTCCCACTTTCAACACATTCAGCTCATCAAATCcatcaagacaagaaaacatGATCTGGTTTCATAAGACTCACCAAATATTCAGGAATCGGGGGAATGTCCGAAGAACGTGTGAAAACCCGACTCCCATGACCCAAACGGCCGTGCGGCTTTTTGCCCTGACCTTTTTTTACATGCCACACACAGGTGACAGAAGTAGGAAACTGCACTGggcagcagagctgcagacGCCCTCGGGAGTTTAAGTAGAAACAGGTCAGCCTGTTTGTTCAATATTGACCCAACGTTCAATTCCTCATGTGCCTATTTTTCTGACAGACCAACAAAGACAGTCAAAATGAGGAATGAACAAACTCTACATTTAACTTGCTGACCTCCAGAGCAAACCGCAAAGACAATGCAGCGCTTTGTAGGCACAGACGACTCTCACACAGTTTCTTTGAATGgactttcatgtttttaaaaacaggccTGAATGGAAAATAACCTGCACATttggaaataaatcaaacattttaaaatgagaacCCTTTTTCTGTCAGTGAGTCTCACCCTGCATCCACACGAAATCTCAATATGGATGACCGAATCTAGAAGCTGAAGTACACATATCCTCACCAGATGACTGTAAGCCCTCTGAGCACTGCTACACAATCCGGCAGTTTATTTTTACTGAGCTCTCATTCATATCATGGTTTCACAGTGAATCCCTGGAGGTGGGAGAGATGCGTGAGGGATTCTCCAGGAGGTGAACCTTCCACAACCAGAACCATGTGCAAAAACAAGCAGAGGAGAGCCGAgcgaaaacaaaaacattgaagGAACCTTTGACTTCGGCGAGGAGGTTCAGAGACTTACCTCGCTCATGGCCACGTGAGCTTGatcacagtctgtggtttttGGAGGCAACAAGCTTCAGAGCCCTCCACCATGACAACACTGGAGCTCTGACACTCAACGCCTCTATTAAGAAGTGCAGGGGGACGATATCCCTCTGCCCCAGCTTATCAAAGCCTCGTGATACCCTAATCAGAGCCCTATCGGCCAACCTGCCACCTTCACGAGTCTGCTCATTGTGCCAGGGCTGAATAAACAAGACTGTCATTCTCGCTTTGAGGACAAACGCAGCGTGAAAGGACACGCCGTGTTTGAACAGCTCAGAACAAAAACCTCACGTTGACATTCATGTCCACATTTTAACTTTGCCACATGAAGCCTAAATATTGACCGAGGTGCTTTTAGTCAATATGCCTTCAAGGGCAATGTAAATGCACAGGAACTAAACGACACACTCTTCAAAAGGCGTATTTTTGATGGCTAATATTGACAAATGACATAATAAGAAAGAGGCAGTAATGAAATGGGATTTCAATGTTGTGTGAAACCAGCGACAAACTATTTCTACATGACAAATgactaaaacaaatatttcagcaaGATGGATTGGACTGGAGAGGACAAATATTAAACTGCTTAACTATAATAAGTCAAATAAAACAGCTGCATGTGGAAATTTTATTAAAAGACTTTCAGATTGTTGGCCTGTCTGCTGAAGTGTATTAGGAGCTCTCCAACATAATTTAATAACACACAAGAAGCTAATTCACCACACTTCAATAGATGCAAAAGATATTGAAAAAAAGGGTCAGTGTAGTGTcatgcatttgaaatgtttaaccCTTACGATTTATGCAAAATATtgcactgaaaaagaaaaagcagctcAGATAATGTCACGATTTCATCTGCTTGAATTACTAATATGAGCTGAAGTAATGCCAGTGAACAAGACTCAGAGTCTGTGGTCTGTGGTGAGGATCTCGGATGCAGTAGTGATCTCTCCAGTAGTTGAGGTATTtgagtctggaccaaagtggcagactgacagactgacatTGGCATCCCGAGAGCTCAATGGTAAGGATGGCTGAGACTATCATTTGAAATTTCAATCCAAGGAATACAGTGAGCTGTAAAacaactgcagaaaaaaaaaagataatgaaaTTCTCTGGCTTTCTAGCTTAAGGGAATTTAAATGACTGATAAATGAGAACTAGCTACTAAAGGAGTTCATCTTCAGAAGCAGCATAGTTTGTAAAGTTTCTGTGTATTtgcagtgtctgtgtttttcatggGGTGACGGCGAGCAGGCGCTGCAGAGGGAGATTATCTGTGTCGTAAGGTTGTCTCAAATCCCACACAGTCAGCATCGGAGGGGAAAGGGTGAGATAGGGTGGGAATGTTGTAGTGATCACGGCGTCGGACTGGGTGGCTGATGAGTCGCTGCATTCCTTCATATCTTAACATGAGTCTGCAAGCAGATCCCAGTGGCTCAGGGTTTCTGATTATGATTACAAGTGATGGAGGTTTAACCCAGTTCTGTCCTCTGACAACTTGTGCATTACACAAGCAATGACTGTCATTCCTCCTATTGCATCATGATTTCTATTTGCTCAGCTaacaatcaaaatcaaaactaaACTTTCAATTTCGTCACAAGCTTCTCAGTAGTCAAAGACAAACAGGACATCTGCCTGAGATATTGTTGTCTCCCTTTAGCTTTATCTCATTGAAGATGTGATAAGACTATTGAGTAAGAAGATTCTGCGGAGACGACCAGATGCACGTCAGCGGAAGTATATGAGGTAATGTGATAGGGCAAGGTGGTGTAACCCTACTGATCCTCACTGGGTCACTGATACAGTTCTACGATACATAAATGAAGACATGACGATGATGACGAGAAATATTCTGGATGCACAACATGATCAGGACTGGCAGTTCTCCCCACAAAGAAGAAACCGAGACGTAACAAAAGCGTTCACCACGACAAAGCGGAATCAAAAACCTTATCTGTTCAGTTCTTTTGGTTCTTTTTGTCTAACCCTtctttaacaaacaaacactcaaaccAAGCAACACATGGAAagggaaaacataacctctttttGGCGGAGGTAGTTAAAGCCTCTCCCCtccatgaaaccacatttaaatccacgattgatttttatttggatccatgCCAAGTTTAACACACTCATTGATCTCAGTCCCCTaaataaacctgtttttttccatcaatatccattaattattctttgGGAAATCGTCAAAAACACCTGATtttgcaatgtcaaagaaaaaatgattaaaagattcctggatcttgGCCCATGTACCagcctttcaccaagtttcatggaaatcgatTCAGtagttttgcataatcctgctgacggaGGACATCAGACTTCCTGAATTGTGTGATCTTAGAGAAG is from Paralichthys olivaceus isolate ysfri-2021 chromosome 17, ASM2471397v2, whole genome shotgun sequence and encodes:
- the slc4a2b gene encoding anion exchange protein 2b isoform X3, which encodes MTGAEQAKYQRIPTDESEAQTLASADLDGIKSHRFEDVPGMRRHLVRKSAKGQVVHISKDHKEPTTRSRKQDRTPHEVFVELNELTMDKNQEMQWKETARWIKFEEDVEEETDRWGKPHVASLSFRSLLELRRTISHGAVLLDLDQKTLPGIAHQVVEQMIISDQIKAEDRANVLRALLLKHSHPSDEKEHSSPFPRNISAASLGSLMTHHHSANHSHQPEPAVTDPLMGTAHAAGDTDTRIDMEKNDGQQKEPTLMPGMHRSKSKHELKLLEKIPENAEATVVLVGSVDFLEQPTMAFVRLQEAVELESVLEVPVPVRFLFVLLGPPTTSMDYHQIGRSISTLMSDKQFHEAAYLADDRQDLLNAINSFLDCSIVLPPSEMGGDELLRSVARFQREMLRKRAEQEVKLLKEPKSLEEKEALLTPLKKSGDPLERTGRPFGGLVQDVRRRYPKYVSDFKDALNSQCMAAVIFIYFAALSPAITFGGLLGEKTDGLIGVSELIVSTAVQGVIFCLLGAQPLLVVGFSGPLLVFEEAFYSFCKANAIEYLTGRVWIGFWLIIIVVVTVAFEGSFLVRFVSRFTQEIFSFLISLIFICETFIKLGRIFKEHPLKRCSHDNSTTAENFTLDLGNSSLSVKPNVEPNTALLSLVLMAGTFFIAFYLRKFKNSAFFPGRLRRVIGDFGVPIAILIMVLVDYSIEDTYTQKLSVPSGLSVTSPNKRGWIINPLGSDGKFPIWMMFACCLPALLVFILIFMETQITTLIVSKKERMLVKGSGFHLDLLLIGVLGGGSALFGLPWMAAATVRSVTHVNALTVMSKAVAPGDKPRIQEVKEQRVTGLLVAIMVGMSIVIADLLRQIPLAVLFGIFLYMGVMSLNGIQLTERMMLLLMPPKYHPDHTYIRKVRTLRMHLFTCIQLVCLAVLWAVMSTQASLAFPFVLILTIPVKMFVLRRIFTAREMECLDADDAEPKFDERECHDEYSEMHMPV
- the slc4a2b gene encoding anion exchange protein 2b isoform X4 yields the protein MSNPSVPNQITDAMAAVIHSPEAPAASSLHGTPRKEEEDDGDLNKALGVQRFQQILSPASVVPDEQHHNYHEEDIEYHRHSSHHIHRPLSKLPSEGRRKKSGKKRKKDKDHKSSHVPSSGPIEEGEDEEEEEEEGTEASSAPSDSERAKDVEFFLSDEDSAAKRGTESPHAARELDIVPHTGVGADPEDVTSTDKLDTSDTSSPSPPAVPPDHIPLARVSSASRSYDLQDRRRTGNMTGAEQAKYQRIPTDESEAQTLASADLDGIKSHRFEDVPGMRRHLVRKSAKGQVVHISKDHKEPTTRSRKQDRTPHEPLPVILYRCASRPEGFMLDMHSGQMARYQKVFVELNELTMDKNQEMQWKETARWIKFEEDVEEETDRWGKPHVASLSFRSLLELRRTISHGAVLLDLDQKTLPGIAHQVVEQMIISDQIKAEDRANVLRALLLKHSHPSDEKEHSSPFPRNISAASLGSLMTHHHSANHSHQPEPAVTDPLMGTAHAAGDTDTRIDMEKNDGQKEPTLMPGMHRSKSKHELKLLEKIPENAEATVVLVGSVDFLEQPTMAFVRLQEAVELESVLEVPVPVRFLFVLLGPPTTSMDYHQIGRSISTLMSDKQFHEAAYLADDRQDLLNAINSFLDCSIVLPPSEMGGDELLRSVARFQREMLRKRAEQEVKLLKEPKSLEEKEALLTPLKKSGDPLERTGRPFGGLVQDVRRRYPKYVSDFKDALNSQCMAAVIFIYFAALSPAITFGGLLGEKTDGLIGVSELIVSTAVQGVIFCLLGAQPLLVVGFSGPLLVFEEAFYSFCKANAIEYLTGRVWIGFWLIIIVVVTVAFEGSFLVRFVSRFTQEIFSFLISLIFICETFIKLGRIFKEHPLKRCSHDNSTTAENFTLDLGNSSLSVKPNVEPNTALLSLVLMAGTFFIAFYLRKFKNSAFFPGRLRRVIGDFGVPIAILIMVLVDYSIEDTYTQKLSVPSGLSVTSPNKRGWIINPLGSDGKFPIWMMFACCLPALLVFILIFMETQITTLIVSKKERMLVKGSGFHLDLLLIGVLGGGSALFGLPWMAAATVRSVTHVNALTVMSKAVAPGDKPRIQEVKEQRVTGLLVAIMVGMSIVIADLLRQIPLAVLFGIFLYMGVMSLNGIQLTERMMLLLMPPKYHPDHTYIRKVRTLRMHLFTCIQLVCLAVLWAVMSTQASLAFPFVLILTIPVKMFVLRRIFTAREMECLDADDAEPKFDERECHDEYSEMHMPV